The Felis catus isolate Fca126 chromosome X, F.catus_Fca126_mat1.0, whole genome shotgun sequence genome includes a region encoding these proteins:
- the LOC101098361 gene encoding zinc finger X-linked protein ZXDB: MESPRLLPATGTRQSGGAGIPAGGSRVHGGPNPRAGQVPARRLLLLRGLQDGGPGRRREEARAASRGPGPSPLATRPDYAGGGGDSGDGGGSDFFLVLLDPVGGDVETSEARQASEPVGREEAQSGPQLQKGESGANPAGFMALGPCSLSAVPTPVSAPAPGPGPAATFAGTVTIHNQNLLLRFENGVLTLATPPPPAWEPGVAPAPQPGGLMAHQAGIPHAAQPSDCPELPPDLLLAEPAEPAPAPAPEEEAESQLAAESPRRPLGPGPGVVLYLCPEAQCGQTFAKKHQLKVHLLTHSSSQGQRPFKCPLGGCGWTFTTSYKLKRHLQSHDKLRPFGCPAEGCGKSFTTVYNLKAHMKGHEQENSFKCEVCEESFPTQAKLSAHQRSHFEPERPYQCAFSGCKKTFITVSALFSHNRAHFREQELFSCSFPGCSKQYDKACRLKIHLRSHTGERPFLCDFDGCGWNFTSMSKLLRHKRKHDDDRRFMCPVEGCGKSFTRAEHLKGHSITHLGTKPFVCPVEGCCARFSARSSLYIHSKKHLQDVDTWKSRCPVSTCNKLFTSKHSMKTHMAKRHNLSQDLLAQLEAANSLTPSSELTSQGQSDLNDAELVSLFSDVPGSSSAAVLDTALVNSGILTIDVASVSSTLAGNLPANNNNSLGQAVDPRNLMATSDLPQSLDTSLFFGTTASGFQQGPLDMDDASSLSVGPLASLGPLAMKNSSQEPQALTPSSKLTVDTDALTPSSTLCENSVSELLTPTKAEWNVHPDSDFFGQEEETQFGFSNPAGNHGSQKETDLITVTGSSFLV, encoded by the coding sequence ATGGAAAGCCCAAGGCTGCTCCCGGCTACCGGGACGCGACAGAGCGGCGGTGCTGGCATCCCTGCGGGCGGCAGCCGGGTCCACGGAGGCCCTAACCCGCGGGCTGGCCAGGTCCCCGCGCGCCGACTCCTGCTGCTCCGGGGCCTCCAAGATGGCGGGCCCGGGAGGCGGCGCGAGGAGGCCCGCGCGGCCTCACGGGGTCCAGGCCCCAGCCCGTTGGCGACCAGGCCTGATTACGCTGGCGGCGGTGGCGACAGCGGCGACGGCGGTGGCAGCGACTTTTTCCTGGTGCTGCTGGACCCAGTGGGTGGTGATGTGGAGACCTCGGAAGCCCGCCAGGCCTCAGAGCCTGTAGGAAGGGAGGAGGCCCAGTCTGGCCCACAGCTCCAGAAGGGTGAGAGTGGCGCGAATCCCGCGGGCTTCATGGCGCTGGGCCCCTGTAGTCTGTCCGCGGTTCCAACACCAGTCtcggcccctgccccaggcccggGACCCGCCGCCACCTTCGCGGGCACCGTCACCATCCACAACCAAAACCTGCTTTTGCGCTTTGAGAATGGTGTCCTCACCCTTGCCACGCCCCCGCCGCCAGCCTGGGAGCCTGGGGTCGCGCCTGCCCCTCAGCCCGGGGGTCTGATGGCTCACCAAGCGGGGATCCCACACGCAGCGCAGCCCAGCGACTGCCCCGAGCTGCCGCCCGACCTCCTGCTGGCCGAACCGGCTGAACCGGCGCCTGCCCCGGCGcctgaggaggaggcagaaagccAGCTCGCAGCCGAGAGCCCCCGCAGGCCGCTGGGCCCGGGCCCGGGGGTGGTGCTGTACCTGTGTCCCGAGGCCCAGTGCGGACAAACCTTTGCCAAGAAGCACCAGCTGAAGGTGCACCTGCTGACTCACAGCAGCAGCCAGGGCCAGCGGCCCTTCAAGTGCCCCCTGGGCGGCTGCGGCTGGACTTTCACCACCTCCTACAAGCTCAAGAGGCACCTGCAGTCTCACGACAAACTTCGGCCCTTTGGCTGCCCTGCGGAGGGCTGTGGCAAGAGCTTCACCACAGTGTATAACCTTAAGGCACACATGAAGGGCCATGAGCAGGAGAACTCATTCAAGTGCGAGGTGTGCGAGGAGAGCTTCCCTACACAGGCCAAACTCAGCGCCCACCAACGCAGCCATTTCGAGCCCGAGAGGCCCTATCAGTGCGCGTTTTCCGGCTGCAAGAAGACGTTTATCACAGTGAGTGCCCTGTTTTCCCACAACCGTGCCCACTTCAGGGAACAGGAACTCTTCTCCTGCTCTTTTCCTGGATGCAGCAAACAGTACGACAAGGCTTGTCGCCTGAAAATTCACCTGCGGAGCCACACAGGTGAGAGACCTTTCCTTTGTGACTTTGACGGCTGTGGCTGGAACTTCACCAGCATGTCCAAACTCTTAAGGCACAAAAGGAAGCACGATGATGACCGGAGGTTCATGTGTCCTGTGGAAGGCTGTGGGAAATCTTTCACGAGGGCCGAGCACCTGAAAGGCCACAGCATAACCCACCTGGGCACAAAGCCTTTTGTGTGCCCTGTGGAAGGCTGCTGTGCCAGGTTCTCTGCTCGCAGTAGTCTCTACATTCACTCCAAGAAACACTTGCAGGATGTGGACACTTGGAAAAGCCGTTGCCCAGTCTCTACTTGTAATAAACTTTTCACATCCAAGCACAGCATGAAGACCCACATGGCCAAAAGGCACAACCTCAGCCAGGATCTCTTAGCTCAGCTGGAAGCTGCAAATTCTCTTACACCCAGCAGTGAACTTACCAGCCAGGGACAGAGTGATCTCAATGATGCAGAGCTAGTGTCTCTCTTCTCTGATGTGCCTGGCAGTAGTTCTGCTGCAGTGTTGGACACAGCACTGGTGAACTCTGGAATCTTGACTATTGATGTGGCTTCTGTGAGTTCAACTCTGGCAGGGAACCTCcctgctaataataataattccttagGGCAGGCTGTGGACCCTCGGAACTTGATGGCCACCAGTGACCTTCCCCAAAGTCTGGatacctctctcttttttggaaCAACAGCCTCTGGTTTTCAGCAGGGTCCCTTAGATATGGATGATGCCTCAAGTCTAAGTGTGGGGCCATTGGCATCTCTGGGCCCTTTGGCTATGAAAAACTCGAGTCAAGAACCCCAAGCTTTGACGCCCAGCAGCAAGCTAACAGTGGACACAGATGCTCTGACTCCTTCCAGCACCCTTTGTGAAAACAGTGTCTCAGAACTACTGACGCCAACCAAAGCAGAATGGAATGTACATCCTGACTCTGACTTCTTTGGACAGGAGGAAGAAACCCAGTTTGGATTTTCCAATCCAGCAGGAAACCATGGTTCTCAGAAAGAAACAGATCTTATCACAGTGACTGGCAGCTCATTTTT